CAGGTTTTATCGCGAGCATCGTCGTCTGCAGTGCCTACGGCTACAGCATCGAACGGGTTGCCTATCGCCCCTTGCGTGGCAGCAACCGTCTGATTCCGCTGATTTCGGCCATCGGCATGTCGATTTTCCTGCAGAACACCGTTCTGCTGGCGCAAGACTCCAAGGACAAATCCATCCCCAACCTGATCCCCGGCAATCTCTCGTTCGGGCCAGGTGGCGCACATGAAGTGCTGATTTCCTACATGCAAATCGTGGTGTTTGTGGTGACTCTGGTCGCCATGCTCGGCCTGACGCTGTTCATCTCCCGCTCTCGCCTGGGTCGCGCCTGCCGTGCCTGTGCCGAAGACATCAAGATGGCCAACCTGCTGGGCATCAACACCAACAACATCATCGCCCTGACCTTCGTCATCGGTGCTGCGCTGGCGGCCGTTGCGGCCGTGCTGCTGAGCATGCAATACGGCGTGATCAACCCGAACGCCGGTTTCCTCGTCGGCCTCAAGGCCTTTACCGCTGCGGTACTCGGCGGCATCGGCAGCATCCCCGGCGCCATGCTCGGCGGGTTGGTGCTTGGGGTGGCGGAAGCCTTTGGCGCCGATATCTTCGGCGACCAATACAAGGACGTCGTGGCATTCGGCTTGTTGGTTCTGGTTCTGTTGTTCCGGCCGACCGGCATTCTGGGCCGTCCGGAGGTTGAAAAAGTATGACTAGGAATCTCAAACAGGCGCTCTTCAGCGCCCTGCTGGTCTGGGCTGTCGCCTACCCGGTACTCGGCTTGAAACTGACCATCGTCGGCATCAACCTGGAAGTTCACGGCACCAGCAACATGACACTGGCGATCATCGCCATCTGTTCGGTCCTGATGTTCTTGCGGGTGCTGTTCGACGACCCGATCAGCAAGGCGTGGAAATCCTCGCCGTCGATGCCGCTGATTCCGGCCAAGGCCAGCAACTTCCTGACCCTGCCGACCACCCAGCGCTGGATCATCATTGCGCTGATCATCGGCGCTCTGGTGTGGCCGTTCTTCGGTTCGCGCGGCGCGGTGGACATCGCGACGCTGATCCTGATCTACGTGATGCTCGGCCTCGGCCTGAACATCGTCGTCGGTCTGGCCGGCCTGCTCGACCTGGGTTATGTCGGTTTCTACGCCGTCGGCGCCTACAGCTATGCGCTGTTGTCGCATTACCTCGGCTGGAGTTTCTGGGTGTGCCTGCCGGTGGCCGGTTTGATGGCGGCGACGTTCGGCTTCCTGCTCGGCTTCCCGGTGCTGCGTTTGCGCGGTGACTATCTGGCGATCGTGACGCTGGGCTTCGGTGAAATCATCCGTCTGTTCCTGCGTAACCTCACCGACATCACCGGTGGCCCGAACGGCATCAGCAACATCGAGAAACCAACGTTCTTCGGCCTGACCTTCGAGCGCAAAGCGGCTGAGGGCATGCAGACGTTCCACGAGTATTTCGGCCTGCAATACAACTCGATCAACAAGGTGATTTTCCTTTACCTGGTCGCGTTGCTGCTGGCGTTGGCGGCGTTGTTCGTGATCAACCGTTTGCTGCGCATGCCGATCGGGCGTGCGTGGGAAGCGCTGCGCGAAGACGAAATTGCCTGCCGTGCACTGGGCCTCAATCCTACGGTGATCAAGCTGTCGGCCTTCACCCTCGGCGCGAGTTTCGCCGGTTTTGCCGGCAGTTTCTTCGCTGCCCGTCAGGGTCTGGTGACGCCGGAGTCCTTTACCTTCATCGAGTCGGCGATCATCCTCGCCATCGTCGTGTTGGGCGGCATGGGCTCGCAACTGGGCGTGATCCTCGCTGCGGTGGTGATGATCCTGTTGCCGGAAATGATGCGTGAGTTCAGTGAATACCGCATGTTGATGTTCGGCGCCTTGATGGTGCTGATGATGATTTGGCGTCCTCAGGGTCTGCTGCCCATGCAACGTCCACACATGGAGCTGCGCAAATGAGCCGCGAGATCCTTAAAGTCGAAAATCTGAGCATGCGCTTCGGCGGCTTGCTGGCGGTCAACGGCGTGGCCCTGACCGTGCACGAAAAACAGGTTGTGGCGCTGATCGGCCCGAACGGCGCCGGCAAGACCACAGTGTTCAACTGCCTGACCGGTTTCTACAAACCGAGCGGCGGCAGCATCCTGCTCGACGGTCAGGCGATTGAAGGCCTGCCCGGCCACGAGATCGCCCGCAAAGGCGTGGTACGGACCTTCCAGAACGTGCGGCTGTTCAAGGACATGACGGCGGTCGAGAATCTCTTGATCGCGCAGCACCGTCACTTGAATACCAACTTCCTCGCGGGCCTGTTCAAGACCCCGGCGTTTCGCAAAAGCGAGCGCGAAGCGATGGAATTTGCCGAGTTCTGGCTGGACAAGGTCAACCTCACGGCATTCGCTAACCGTCCTGCCGGCACCTTGGCTTACGGTCAGCAACGTCGTTTGGAAATCGCCCGTTGCATGATGACCCGTCCGCGGATCCTCATGCTCGACGAACCGGCTGCCGGTTTGAACCCGAAGGAAACCGAAGACCTCAAAGCGCTGATCAGCATGTTGCGCGAGGAGCACAACGTCACCGTGCTGCTGATCGAGCACGACATGAAACTGGTCATGAGCATTTCCGACCACATCGTTGTGATCAACCAGGGCACGCCTCTGGCCGACGGCACGCCGGCGCAGATCCGCGACAATCCTGAAGTGATCAAAGCCTACCTGGGGGAAGCGTAAATGCTGCAATTCGAAAACGTTTCCACCTTCTACGGCAAGATCCAGGCGCTGCACAACGTCAACGTGGAAATCCGCCAAGGCGAAATCGTCACCCTGATCGGTGCCAACGGCGCGGGTAAATCGACCCTGCTGATGACCCTCTGCGGTTCGCCGCAAGCGCACAGCGGCAGCATCAAATACATGGGCGAAGAACTCGTCGGCCAGAGCTCGGCGCAGATCATGCGCAAGAGCATTGCCGTGGTGCCGGAAGGTCGTCGGGTGTTTGCCCGTCTGACCGTGGAAGAAAACCTCGCGATGGGCGGATTTTTCACCGACAAGGGCGACTATCAGGAACAGATGGACAAGGTTCTCGGACTTTTCCCACGCCTGAAAGAGCGTTTCGCCCAACGCGGCGGCACCATGTCCGGCGGCGAACAGCAAATGCTCGCCATCGGCCGTGCGCTGATGAGCAAACCCAAGCTGCTGCTGCTCGACGAGCCGTCGCTCGGCCTGGCACCGATCATCATCCAGCAGATCTTCGACATCATCGAACAACTGCGCAAGGACGGTGTGACGGTGTTCCTCGTCGAACAAAACGCCAACCAGGCACTGAAAATTGCTGA
The window above is part of the Pseudomonas prosekii genome. Proteins encoded here:
- the livH gene encoding high-affinity branched-chain amino acid ABC transporter permease LivH: MPDIYHFFQQLVNGLTVGSTYALIAIGYTMVYGIIGMINFAHGEVYMIGSYVAFIAIAGLAMMGLDSVPLLMTAGFIASIVVCSAYGYSIERVAYRPLRGSNRLIPLISAIGMSIFLQNTVLLAQDSKDKSIPNLIPGNLSFGPGGAHEVLISYMQIVVFVVTLVAMLGLTLFISRSRLGRACRACAEDIKMANLLGINTNNIIALTFVIGAALAAVAAVLLSMQYGVINPNAGFLVGLKAFTAAVLGGIGSIPGAMLGGLVLGVAEAFGADIFGDQYKDVVAFGLLVLVLLFRPTGILGRPEVEKV
- a CDS encoding high-affinity branched-chain amino acid ABC transporter permease LivM, whose protein sequence is MTRNLKQALFSALLVWAVAYPVLGLKLTIVGINLEVHGTSNMTLAIIAICSVLMFLRVLFDDPISKAWKSSPSMPLIPAKASNFLTLPTTQRWIIIALIIGALVWPFFGSRGAVDIATLILIYVMLGLGLNIVVGLAGLLDLGYVGFYAVGAYSYALLSHYLGWSFWVCLPVAGLMAATFGFLLGFPVLRLRGDYLAIVTLGFGEIIRLFLRNLTDITGGPNGISNIEKPTFFGLTFERKAAEGMQTFHEYFGLQYNSINKVIFLYLVALLLALAALFVINRLLRMPIGRAWEALREDEIACRALGLNPTVIKLSAFTLGASFAGFAGSFFAARQGLVTPESFTFIESAIILAIVVLGGMGSQLGVILAAVVMILLPEMMREFSEYRMLMFGALMVLMMIWRPQGLLPMQRPHMELRK
- the livG gene encoding high-affinity branched-chain amino acid ABC transporter ATP-binding protein LivG — its product is MSREILKVENLSMRFGGLLAVNGVALTVHEKQVVALIGPNGAGKTTVFNCLTGFYKPSGGSILLDGQAIEGLPGHEIARKGVVRTFQNVRLFKDMTAVENLLIAQHRHLNTNFLAGLFKTPAFRKSEREAMEFAEFWLDKVNLTAFANRPAGTLAYGQQRRLEIARCMMTRPRILMLDEPAAGLNPKETEDLKALISMLREEHNVTVLLIEHDMKLVMSISDHIVVINQGTPLADGTPAQIRDNPEVIKAYLGEA
- a CDS encoding ABC transporter ATP-binding protein encodes the protein MLQFENVSTFYGKIQALHNVNVEIRQGEIVTLIGANGAGKSTLLMTLCGSPQAHSGSIKYMGEELVGQSSAQIMRKSIAVVPEGRRVFARLTVEENLAMGGFFTDKGDYQEQMDKVLGLFPRLKERFAQRGGTMSGGEQQMLAIGRALMSKPKLLLLDEPSLGLAPIIIQQIFDIIEQLRKDGVTVFLVEQNANQALKIADRAYVLENGRVVMQGTGEALLTDPKVREAYLGG